The following proteins come from a genomic window of Mustela lutreola isolate mMusLut2 chromosome 6, mMusLut2.pri, whole genome shotgun sequence:
- the LOC131834599 gene encoding small ribosomal subunit protein eS25-like, protein MDVHSKLQIPFLVQHVGRKVIHYPGEQTRTQSIARNPLPGTQATLKYELSAHLPRGQFTVTGFTGSTPYPGSAHCGWRFLGQLGKWSFIFVRHLSKAVGVDAALPSFTVPLEDDKKRDAGKLAKKDKDPVHKSRGKAKKKWSKGKVWDKLSNLVLFDKATYDKLCKEVPNYKLITPAVVFERLKIGGSLARAAHQELLRAGLLKLVSKHRAQVIYTRNTKGGNAPAAGEDA, encoded by the exons ATGGACGTTCATTCAAAACTTCAAATACCATTTTTGGTTCAGCATGTGGGCCGCAAGGTCATTCATTATCCTGGTGAACAGACCAGGACCCAGAGCATTGCCCGGAACCCACTGCCTGGAACCCAGGCAACACTGAAATATGAACTGTCAGCACACCTCCCTCGAGGACAGTTCACAGTCACTGGGTTCACAG GCTCCACCCCTTACCCCGGAAGCGCTCACTGTGGGTGGAGATTTCTGGGCCAGTTGGGGAAGTGGAGCTTCATTTTTGTCCGACATCTTAGCAAGGCTGTAGGGGTGGATGCTGCTCTCCCCAGCTTCACTGTGCCCCTCGAGGATGACAAGAAGAGAGATGCGGGAAAATTGgccaaaaaagacaaagacccAGTGCACAAATCTAGGGGCAAGGCCAAAAAGAAGTGGTCCAAAGGCAAAGTTTGGGACAAGCTCAGTAACTTGGTCTTGTTTGACAAAGCGACATATGACAAACTCTGTAAAGAAGTTCCCAACTATAAGCTTATAACTCCAGCTGTTGTCTTTGAGAGACTGAAGATTGGAGGttccctggccagggcagcccaTCAGGAGCTCCTTCGtgcag GACTGCTTAAACTGGTTTCAAAGCACAGAGCTCAAGTAATTTACACCAGAAACACCAAGGGTGGAAATGCCCCAGCTGCTGGTGAAGATGCATGA